Part of the Brevibacillus brevis genome is shown below.
ACAGCTACCGTAAAGGAGCTGGGACGTGAGATCGATCACGTCATCAACATCAACGTTCGTCGGGAACTGCTGATTGAACGTCTGACTGGTCGCTGGATCTGCCCAGTATGCGGGGCTAGCTATCATACGATGTTCAACCCTCCAAAAGAGGCGGGCGTGTGTGACAAAGATGGCGGCAAGTTGTATCAGCGTGACGATGACAAGCCGGAAGTGGTTGCACAACGTCTGGATGTCAACATCGCTCAAACACAACCGCTCATCGATTATTACTCCGCTCAGGGGCTCCTGCGAGATATCAATGGGGAACAAGATATCCAGGTCGTGTTTGCGGAAATTAAGTCGTTGCTAAGAGGGTAATTGCCGAATGATTATCCTGAAGTCGAAAGCAGAGCTTGAGGTTATGCGCGAAGCTGGTCGTATCGTCGCACTCACCCATCAAGAACTGGCCAAGGCGATCAAGCCTGGTGTCACGACGAAGCAATTGGACGAAATTGCCGAGACGTTTATCCGTAGCATGGGAGCAATTCCATCGTTTAAAGGCTACGGTGGCTTTCCAGGAAGTATCTGTGCTTCAGTCAATGAAGAACTCGTACACGGGATCCCAGGAAAACGTACGTTGCAAGAAGGAGACATCATCAGTTTGGACATTGGTGCCCAGTTTCAGGGCTTCCATGGAGACTCCGCTTGGACGTATCCGGTTGGCACGATTTCCACAGAAAATCAGAATCTCTTGCGAGTGACAGAAGAGTCGCTGTACAAGGGGCTTGAAAAAGCCGTACCGGGTGCACGGTTGTCTGATATCTCTCATGCGATTCAGGTTCATGCAGAAGCTGCCGGCTTCACTCTCGTTCGCGAGTATGTGGGGCATGGGATTGGGCAAAACTTGCACGAAGATCCGCAGGTTCCGAACTACGGGCCTCCCGATCGAGGTCCACGGTTGAAACCGGGCATGGTGTTGGCAATTGAGCCAATGGTAAATGCCGGCGAACGTTATGTCCGCACATTGGAGGACAATTGGACGGTAGTAACAGTGGATCGGAAAACATGTGCTCATTTTGAACACACCATCGCGATTACGGAAGATGGCTATGAGATTTTTACACGGGCGTAAACGGGAATTCCTTGGATTGGGATTGTCGTCCAACGTGTCGACGATAAGTTCGTTGTGTGATCATTTCGCAAAACTCATGGTCTGACTGAAGAGCAGAAGAAAGGAGAGTTTACCATGGCAAAAGATGATGTAATTGAGGTGGAAGGTACGGTAATCGAGCCTTTGCCGAATGCTATGTTTCGGGTAGAATTGGAGAATGGACACAAGATCCTTGCTCACGTCTCCGGAAAAATCCGCATGCACTTTATCCGTATCCTGCCTGGGGATAAAGTAACTGTTGAACTGTCGCCGTACGACTTGACCCGCGGTCGTATTACGTACCGCTATAAATAGTAAGCAAAACCCCTAGAAAAGGGAGGCAAGAACCATGAAAGTGAGACCTTCGGTTAAACCGATCTGCGAGAAATGCAAGGTTATCCGTCGTAAAGGTAACGTAATGGTTATTTGTGAAAATCCTAAGCATAAGCAAAAACAAGGGTAAACAAGGAGGTGCTTTTTACACATGGCACGTATTGCAGGCGTTGACTTGCCGCGTGAAAAACGCGTTGAAGTCGCTCTTACCTACATCTTTGGTATTGGCCGCCCCACGTCTCAAAAAATTCTGTCCGCCACTGGCGTAGATGTGAACACTCGCGTTCGTGATCTGACAGAAGACGAAGTTGCAAAACTTCGTGAGTACATCGACAAAACCGTGAAGGTGGAAGGCGATCTCCGCCGTGAGATTTCCTTGAACATCAAGCGCCTGATGGAAATCGGCTGCTTCCGCGGTATCCGTCACCGTCGTGGACTCCCTGTTCGCGGTCAACGTACTAAAACAAATGCTCGTACGCGCAAAGGCCCACGCCGTACAGTAGCAAACAAGAAGAAGTAAAGGAGGGTAATCTGACATGGCGAAAAGAAAACAGGCTACAGCTACTCGTACCCGTCGTCGCGATCGCAAAAATGTGGAAGTCGGCGTAGCACACATCCGCTCCACGTTTAACAACACGATCGTAACCATCACCGATCCACACGGAAATGCGATCTCTTGGTCCAGTGCTGGTGCCCTCGGCTTCAAGGGCTCCCGCAAAAGCACTCCGTTTGCTGCGCAAATGGCTGCTGAAGCGGCTGCTCGTGTGGCAATGGAGCACGGCATGCGCTCTTGCGAAGTGTCCGTAAAAGGACCGGGCGCTGGTCGTGAAGCTGCGATCCGTTCCCTGCAAGCCGCTGGTCTTGAAGTGAACATGATCAAAGACGTGACGCCAATTCCGCACAACGGTTGCCGTCCACCAAAACGTCGCCGCGTGTAACTGGTTTATATTGTTCAGAACATGTCCATACTAGAATGGTAAATTCTGATTTATAGCTTGTCATGCACGCAAACGGTAAACCGCCGGGGAAATTCCTGAGTGGGCACGTATGCGGCCCACCCAAGGATTTCGACGTTTTGAAGGAGGGTTTGTTTAATGATAGAAATAGAAAAACCGAAAATCGAGGTTGTGGAAGTTAGCGACGACAACTCGTATGGTAAGTTTGTGGTAGAACCTCTGGAGCGTGGCTACGGTACTACCCTCGGCAACTCGCTTCGACGGATTCTCCTTTCGTCCTTGCCAGGCGCAGCAGTTCGTACCGTGCAAATCGACGGGGTTCTTCACGAATTCTCTACGGTTGAAGGCGTCGTTGAAGATGTAACCGAGATCATCCTGAACATCAAAGGCTTGGCGCTGAAGATCCATTCCGATGAAGAAAAAGTAATCGAGATCGATGCAGAAGGCGAAGGCGTTGTCAAAGCGGGGGATATCCGTGCTGACAGTGATGTGGAGGTCTTAAACCCTGATCTTCATATTGCAACGTTGGCCAATGGCGGCCGTCTGCACATCCGCATGACAGCTGGACGTGGTCGTGGTTATGTTCAATCTGATGGAAACAAATCGGAAGACCTGCCAATTGGTGTGATTCCGATCGATTCGATCTACACGCCGATCAAGCGCGTCAACTATCAAGTGGAAAACACCCGTGTAGGGCAAATGACCAACTATGACAAGTTGACCCTTGAGGTTTGGGCAAACGGCAGCATTAGTCCGGAAGAAGCCGTGAGTCTCGGCGCCAAAATCATGACGGAGCACCTGAACCTGTTCGTCGGTCTGACCGATGAGGCGAAAGATGCGGAAATCATGGTGGAAAAGGAAGAAGACAAGAAAGAGAAAGTGCTCGAGATGACGATCGAAGAACTGGATCTTTCTGTTCGTTCCTACAACTGCTTGAAGCGTGCCGGCATCAACACCGTGCAAGAGCTCACGCAGAAGACCGAAGAGGACATGATGAAAGTGCGCAACCTGGGACGCAAATCTCTGGAAGAGGTACAAGAAAAGTTGGCTGAGTTGGGACTGTCCCTCCGCAGCGACGACTAGAGACATAAGTCACCCTAGGGCACGCTCTGTTCTCTCGAGTACATCCCCAGACCAGGGGATTACAGATCTGGCATCGCAGCTGCAGAGCGATCTGCGAGCGCGGCCAGCTTGAAAAAGGAGGTAAGAACATGGCATACCGTAAATTGGGTCGTCGTAGCGATGCTCGTAAAGCGCTGTTCCGCGACTTGGTAACTGACCTGATCATCAACGAGCGCATCGAAACTACGGAGATGAAGGCGAAAGAACTGCGCCCAATCGCTGAAAAAATGATTACGCTCGCGAAACGTGGCGATCTGCACGCTCGTCGTCAAGTAGCTGCTTTTGTTCGTAAAGAAGTGGCAAACGCTGAAGGACGCGATGCAGTTCAAAAACTGTTCGATGAACTCGCTCCTCGTTTTAAAGAGCGCAACGGCGGATACACTCGTATCCTGAAAGCCGGCCCTCGCCGCGGCGACGCTGCTCCGATGGCGTACATCGAATTCGTGTAAGAGGTTCATACAAACTGGTCGTTTCACCACGGACCAGGGACTCGTTCTCTGGCCTGGAAAACAACCGCGAAAAGGGTGGGGGCAGATCTGGTCATAGGCTGGACTCTGATTCAACCCTTTTTTCCTTTATGGAGAGAAGTGTAGCTTCACCCTTTCGCTGCTCATATCCCTGTGAAGGCTGGGGAGGATGTGAACGCCTCATGAATGAGGAGAGCTTGCTGGCATTTCGCGATGTATCCTTTTCGTACGACGGTGACGAGGGTCAGCGGGTACCGGTCCTCAAAAGCGTGGACCTGACGTTTGAAAAAGGCTCGTTTGTTTCCGTGCTCGGGCACAATGGATCGGGCAAATCTACGCTGGCAAAGCTGATGAACGCCCTGCTATTGCCGGAGGATGGCGTGGTACTGGTCAGCGGTTTCGATACCAAAGACGGAGAAGTGCTGTGGGAAATCCGCCGCCACGTCGGGATGGTCTTTCAAAACCCGGACAACCAGATTGTCGGAGCCACGGTCGAGGATGATGTGGCGTTTGGCCTGGAAAACATGGGGGTAGACCCGCAGGAGATGCGCAGACGGATTGACGATGCGTTGCAGTCTGTCGGCATGGAGAAGTATTTGCTGGCACAGCCGCATCGCTTGTCCGGAGGGCAGAAGCAGCGGGTAGCCATCGCGGGCATCATGGCGATGAGACCGTCTGTAATCATCTTGGATGAGGCGACAGCCATGCTCGATCCGCAGGGCAGACAGGAAGTCATGCTCCTCGCACGCCGTCTCAATCAAGAAGAGGGCATCACAATCATCAACATTACCCATTTTCCCGAAGAGGCGGTCTACTCCGATCGGGTGACGGTTATGAATGCGGGAGAAGTCCTGATGGAGGGTTCGCCGCAGGAAGTATTCAGTCAGGTGGATCGGCTTTGGGCGGCTGGGCTGGACGTTCCATTCGCAGTGCGGGTGCGTCATGCTTTGGCAGCCAAAGGAATCGATCTACCATTTGTACTGCACCAAGAGGAGCTGGTGGAGCACGTATGCAGATTACTTTTGACCAAGTAAGCCACATCTACGGCAAAGGAACGCCGTTTGAACGGCTTGCGTTGAAAGAGGTTTCCTTGACGATTCCGTCAGGTTCCTTTGTTGGCATTATCGGGCAAACCGGCTCCGGGAAATCGACCTTGATCCAGCATTTGAACGGGCTGCTTTCCCCGTCATCGGGCCGGATCGTTTTGGGAGATGTGGTGATTACCCCTACCCAGCGACTCCCCCATGCCAGACGACGAGATATCGGCCTAGTGTTTCAATACCCCGAGCACCAGCTGTTCGAAGAGACTGTAGCCAAAGACGTCTCCTTTGGCCCGCTCAATTTTGACTTGCCTGCGGAAATGGTCGAATCGCGGACACGAGAGTCGTTGGAGGTCGTCGGACTCGATTACGATACAGTCAAAGACCGCTCCCCCTTTCAGCTGAGCGGCGGGCAAATGAGGCGTGTTGCCATCGCGGGCGTTTTGGCCATGCAGCCGAAAGTGCTGGTGCTGGATGAACCGACGGCTGGACTGGATCCTGCCGGTCGCAAGGCAATCCTGGAAGGGATTCATCGCATTCATCGACAGCAGGGCTTGACCACGCTTTTGGTTACGCACAGCATGGAGGAAGCTGCCCGCTATGCCGATTACTTGCTCGTCATGTCGGCGGGACAAGTTGTACTGCAGGGGACGCCCGGCGAGGTGTTCACGCAGGCAGACCTGTTGAAAAAGCTTTCTCTCGATGTGCCGGAGACGGTCGCGATGGTTTCCCAGATGAATCAATGCTTGCCGGAAGACGAACAGCTGCCCCGATCTCTTTATCGCGAGGAAGCGCTGATCGACCATTTGCTTACGCGGCTTTCCGTGCTGAAGGAGGGCTAGGCATGCTGCAAAATATTGCGATAGGGCAATACGTGCCGGGACAGTCCTTTATCCATCGGACCGATCCGCGGAGCAAGCTGCTCTTTATCATCCTTTTTGCGACATTGGTATTTTTGGCGAACAATACGGTGACCTACGCGGTTCTTGTTGCCTTTACCCTGCTGGTCGGGCTGCTCTCCCGCCTTTCCATCGGCTATATCTTGAAAAGCTTGAAGCCTGTATGGATCCTGATCCTGTTAACCGTGATTCTGCAGATTTTCATGACAAAGGGCGGGACCGTGTACTACCAGTGGGGCAGCTTCACGATCGAAGAAGAGGGTGTGCGGCAAGCCATCTTTATTTCCTTGCGTTTGGGGCTGCTCGTGCTGATCAGCTCTCTATTGACCCTCACGACCTCTCCGATCGATTTGACGGAAGGGCTCGAACGCTTGCTGGGGCCGTTTGGGCGCATTGGCGTACCCGTGCATGAGATTGCGCTTATGATGTCTATCGCGATCCGCTTTATTCCGACGCTCATGGAGGAGACGGACAAGATCATCAAGGCGCAGACAGCCAGAGGCGCCGATTTTAGCAGCGGCAACCTCGTGCGACGTGCGAAAAATTTGGTTCCAATCGCGATCCCGCTGTTTATCAGTGCCTTCCGCCGAGCCGAAGAGCTGGCATTGGCCATGGAGGCTCGAGGCTATCGGGGTGGCGTGGGGAGGACGCGGCTGAACAAGCTGGTCTTCTCCTGGAGAGATGGCTGTGTGGCGGCCGCAGGGGTGCTTCTGATGCTGGTGATAGGATGGTGGCGGTCTTGAGAAGGCTCAAATGCGTCGTAGCCTACGACGGGACTGATTTCAGCGGCTTTCAGGTGCAGCCGGACCAAGTGACGGTGCAGGGAGAGATTGAAGCCGCCTTGCAACGGATCACGGGAGAAGAGATTCAGATCGTCGGTTCAGGCCGGACCGATGCCGGCGTGCATGCGCGCGGGCAGGTGATTCACTTCGATACGGCCAGCAGCATTCCCCTGGAAAAATGGGGACTCGTGCTGAACAATCAGCTGCCGGATGCCATTGTCGTCCGGTCGGTAGAGGAAGCCGAATCGACCTTCCATGCCCGTTTTGACGTCCAGATCAAGGAATACCGCTATTGTATCGACAACAATCCTGTAGCAGACGTCTTTCGCCACCGCTATGCGGATCACGTGCGCTTTCCGCTGGATGTGGAGGCCATGCAAAGGGCTGCCCGCCATTTGGTTGGGGAGCATGACTTTACGTCCTTTTGCTCCGCCAAGACATACGTGGAAGACAAGGTACGCACCGTCTACGATTTGAAGGTGGAGCGTGAGGGAAGAGAAGTATGGGTGACGTGCCGAGGCAACGGCTTTTTGTACAACATGGTGCGGATCATTGTGGGAACATTGGTGGAAGTCGGACAAGGCAAGCGACTGCCTGACGAGCTGGTGGACATTCTGGCTGCACGAGATCGGGAAAGGGCCGGAAAGACAGCGCCGGCCAAAGGTCTGACGATGTGGGAAGTCGTCTATTGATCAGGTGAATTTCCAGTTAATAGACCAGACGGAGGCACTTGACTCTGACCCATCTCATGTAGTACGATAATCCTTGGTATTTTAACCCCGCTAGCCCCACTCTAGCCCCGGGATTGAAAGACAAGATCGTGGTATTCATGGAACACCTGGAAGAGTTGCTCACCCGTTACGAAGCAATGATCTTCCATTTGCAAGTTTCGGTTGTATTCGTTAGAAGTAAATGTGAATGTGTAAGGTAAGATACTTAGGAGGGACAAACATGCGTACCACATATATGGCGAAACCGCTCGAAGTTGAGCGTAAATGGTACATCGTTGACGCAGAAGGCCAAACGCTGGGCCGTCTGGCTAGCGAAGTAGCTTCGATCCTGCGCGGCAAACTGAAACCTGAATTTACTCCTCACGTTGATGCTGGCGATTTCGTAATCGTAATCAACGCTGACAAGGTAAAACTGACAGGTAAAAAACTGCAAGACAAAATCTACTACACTCACTCCCTGTATCCAGGTGGTTTGAAAAAGACCACTGCAGGTGACATGCTGAACAAGAAGCCAGAGCGCATGTTCGAGCTGGCTGTAAAAGGCATGCTGCCTAAGAACAGCCTGGGACGTCAAATGTTCACCAAGCTGAAAGTATACGCTGGAACTGAGCATCCGCACGCAGCACAAAAACCAGAAGCTTGGCAAATTCGCGGTTAAGGTAAAGGGAGGAAATATACGTGGCACAAGTACAATACTACGGTACAGGTCGTCGTAAGCACTCCGTAGCACGCGTTCGCCTGGTTCCAGGTGAAGGTCGCATTGTGATCAACAAGCGTGAAATGGACACTTACTTTGGTTTGGAAACACTGAAATTGATCGTAAAACAACCACTCGTTCTGACTGAGACTCTCGGTCGTTACGATGTGCTTGTCAACGTAAACGGCGGCGGAACCACTGGTCAAGCTGGTGCAATCCGTCACGGCGTTGCTCGCGCTCTGCTGAAAGCAGATCCGGAACTGCGCGGCGCTCTGAAACGCGCTGGCTTCCTGACTCGCGACCCTCGTATGAAAGAGCGTAAAAAATACGGCTTGAAAGCAGCTCGTCGCGCACCTCAATTCTCCAAGCGCTAATTGCTGCATCGGAATACAGCCCCTTGTCTGTTCGCAGGCAGGGGGTTTTTCCTTTGTCCCATGGTCATATTTGTCCAGCTTTGTCCATAAGATGGATAAGAGAATGGGACAAAGGGGACGGTGCACGGTGACAAGAAAAGGGATAGGCTGGATATTGGCTTTCGCTTTATTGGTGCTGTTGTTCACCTACGAGACGCCTGATCGCTCCTCCTGGACTGCGTGGTCGCTTCCGCTGGCGGGGACAGTGATCGCCATTGATGCCGGACATGGCGGGAAGGACGGCGGCGCCACATCGGCTTCGGGTGACGTGGTAGAGAAAGACGTGACGCTGGCGATCAGCATGTATTTACGGGACTTTCTGCAACAGTCAGGCGCTTTTGTCATTATGACGAGGGAAGAGGACAAGGATTTGGCTTCGCCTGAGGCGGATGCCAAGCGCAAACGAAAGTCAGAGGATATACGCAATCGGGTCAAGCTGGTCAACGATAGTGCGCCGGACTTTCTCATCAGCATTCACGTCAACTCGATCCCGTCACAGAAATGGTCGGGGGCCCAAACATTTTACTCGCCGACATTCAAGAAGAGTGAAGAGATGGCATATCTCATCCAGGATGAGATCAAACGTGTCATCGGCAATACCAAGCGGGTGCCGAGCAAGACAAACAGCGTCTTTCTCATTCGCGAGGTAACGGCCCCTGCAGTCTTGGTGGAGGTCGGATTTGTGAGCAATACGGATGAGGCAAAAAGACTGCAGTCTGTCGATTACCAGAAAGCGATGGCCAATGCGATTTACCAGGGAATACTTCGCCAGTACGCCGGTGAAAAGGTACCAGTTACACCTTGAGCAGTCGGGTTTTGTGTCGGTCAGGAGCGAATGTGCTATAATGAACGCGCGAACATAAAAGCTCCAGGGCAATCATGGAAAAGATTATAGATGAGGTGAACAAGATGTTGACCAAAGAACGAGTTCTCGAAGCGCTGCGCGATGTAAAGGATCCCGAAATCAACCGCAGTCTGGTCGAACTGAATATGATTCGTGACATCCGGATCGAGGGAAGCACCGTGAGTCTGACGGTGGTCCTGACGATCACAGGCTGTCCGCTGAAAGCCAAGATTGAAGACGACGTCATCGCCGCCGTACGCGCACTGGGTGCCGAGGAAGTTCACCTGCAGTTCGGTGCCATGACGGACGAAGAGCGTGCGGCTCTCAGCGCTCAGCTCCGCGGAAACGGGGGGCAGACTCATAATATGGCACCCGGACAAGCACCTCTGCTCAACCCGATCCTGGACAAAGGCTCGAAGACCACCTTTATCGCGGTCACATCCGGAAAAGGCGGAGTAGGGAAGTCGACGGTGACCGTCAATCTGGCTGTCTCATTAGCGCGTATGGGTAAAAAGGTCGGGATCATCGATGCCGATATTTACGGCTTTAGCGTGCCGGATATGATGAACATCGAGCAACGTCCAACAGTCATCGGGGAGACGATTTTGCCTGTCGAGAAGATGAACGTGAAGGTTATGTCGATGGGCTTCTTCGTTGAGGACAATTCGCCGATTATTTGGCGCGGACCGATGCTGGGCAAGATGCTGCGCAATTTCTTCTCGGAAGTTCACTGGGGAGAAGATCTGGATTATCTGCTGCTGGACTTGCCTCCGGGAACAGGAGACATGGCGCTGGACGTTCATACGATGATTCCGCAAAGCTTGGAGATCGTCGTAACCACTCCTCATGCGACAGCAGCGTTTGTAGCGGCACGTGCCGGGGCAATGGCCAAGCGCACGGGTCACGAAATTCTCGGCGTCGTGGAGAACATGGCCTGGTATGAAGCCAAAGATGGTTCGAAGGAATACGTGTTTGGCCGTGGCGGCGGGGCCAAGCTTGCCGAGACGCTGGCCAGCGAGCTGTTGGCGCAGATCCCGCTCGGCCAGCCGGAAAATCATCCATCCGAGCCGGATTACACACCATCGATTTATCGCGAAAACTCGCCGATTGGACAAATCTATATGGACATGGCCAAACGCGTGGCTGAAAAATGCGAAGCGGCCATTCGGGAATAGGCAATGGGCAAAAAAGGTGGGCTCTCCAGAAAAGAGCTCACCTTTTTTGTATCCCACAGGCTGATTGCCTGCCACGGGCCGTGGGACGGAATCCGCAGCGCAATCCCTGGCAGTTTCCCAGACCGTATCGGCTGTTTTCTTAATGAGAGCTGCTGCCGCTGCCACCGCCGCCACCGCTCGCTCCTCCGGTTTTGCCTCCGCCCTTTTCCTTTCCTTTTTTCCCTTTCGTTTTCATTTCCTTTGGCTTGGTCATTTCTTCCTGGGCTTTGGTCATGAGCTTCATCATTTCTTCCTGGAACATCGGGCTTTGCAAGGACTCTTTCATGATTTGCATGGTTTGTTGACGGTACGCCGAGCTTTTCATGAGATCCAGCAAATTTTTCTCGAACTCGGGGTCCTTCATAAGGGTGACAAGGTCCTTTTGGTATTCCGGGTCTTTCATGAGATCTTTCATCAGATCCTTTTGTTCCGTTTTCATGGATTTCGCCAACGTGCTGGCGAATTTCGGATCTTTGAAGGCTTCTTTAATATGTGTGCTGTTCGGATTGGTTAAGCTTTGGATTAAGGTAGTCCGGACGGTCGAATCATCCACCATGATTTTTTGTTTAAAGCTTTCATCTTTCATCATTTTTTCCATTGATGACTTTGCTTCGTCCGTCTGCAAAATGTCCAGCACCATGTCTTTTACGCTTTTGTAATCAGGCTGAGACGAGCCTTGCGCTTGTCCGCCGCTTGAGCATGCAGTCACAACCAGACAGACGATCGAAATCAGTCCAATGGTCATTGACTTTTTTCTCATGGGGTGGACACCTCCTTCTTTACTCTGCCTATAAGTAACGTGCGCATTTTGTTTTGTTCTTACGCTAGTATTTTCTTGCAGGCATTGATACAATCATATTCGATGTGGATGGGAGGGAATGTTTGGTGAGTCTGCGTAAGTATGGCTGGCTATTTTTCACCACCCTGCTGCTTGGCGGCTTGGGCGGTGTCTTGGTCGCCTTCATTTTTGACCTGGCAAAATTGCTGGAGGGGAGCGCCGGCAACTTTTTTGTAGGTACGCTGATGTACATGCTGTACGGCATGACCATCAGTATCGTGGCCCAAATGGGTTTTTTTGCGTATATGACCATTAATTATTTCGCAAAAACGATTTTTAAATCTCCTTCTCTGTGGAAAAGCGTGCAAATGTTTTTAGTTATTTTCGCTTTTTTTGACATGATATATTTGCGCTACACGGCACTGGGAGAGGGCGGTTCGATCGGGCCGTATTTCATTGAACCGATGATTCTGCTGATCATTGCAGTGGTGACTGCCTTTGGAAAATCGCGGTTGACCAACAGCACTGCTTGGATTCCTACGCTGTTCTTCATGTTTGTCGTTACGGCACTCGAATGGATACCGGCACTCAAACAAAATGATGTTCATTCGACGTTGTCCATGCTGGTTCCATTATTGTTTTGCAACGTCTGGCAAGTCATGCAATTGCATCGTCTGGTAAAAAGAGAGAGCTGACCCAAAGAGGTCAGCTTTTTTGGTACAGGCTAATGGATCTCCTTGCTCTTTACGTCGGTTCCTGCAATCAGCTCGGACACGGTGACAAATTCGTAGCCTTGCTGGCGAAGTTTGTCGATGATGACTGGGAGGGCCAGATGGGTTTCCTTGCACGAGTCACTGGCGTGCATCAAAACGATATCACCAGGGTGGGCTTTGGATAGGACATTTTGGATGATCGTCTCGGGCCCCGGATTCATCCAGTCCTTGGAATCGGTATCCCACTGGATGACGGAGTAACCCATATCGCTGGCGATTTGCAGGACGCGTTTGTCGAAGTCGCCATTTGGCATGCGGATCAGATTGGGCTTTTTGCCGGTCATCTCGGTGAGAATGGTGTCTGCTTTGCCGATTTGGGAGCGGATTTCTTCGTCCGTGTATTTGCTGTAGTTATCGTGCTTGTGACCGTGAGAGCCGATTTCGAAGCCGTCCTCCTTGATCCGTTTGACGATGTCGGGATGACGTTGACTCCAGGGGGAAGAGAGAAAGATAGTGGCTTTCGTTACGTTTTTTTGCTTCAAAATATCCAAAATGGGAACGGTGCGCGTCTCCCCCCAGCTGATATCGAAAGTCAGAGCGATTTTTTTCTCCTTGGTGTCTACCTTGTAAATCGCTTGGGGCGCCTGATTGGAGCCAGAAAAGGCCGCGATTGAATCGCGTTCCGCGTATCCGATCCCCGCCGCCAATAGTATGGCAGTGACAATGATCAAAATTTGCTTCAAGCGTTGCGGGCTTATGACGTAGATCCGTCTCATGGAAAAGCACCTCCTTTGTCCGATAACAGTTTATGCTACTTAGACAAGGATATTCTTTGGCCTGTTGGCTATTGTTGAGGTACAATGCATATAGTGAAGTACCAGGCTGTAAAAGGAGCGTGCTCATGAAAAATCATTTGCGACGTTTATGGGTGGACAATAGAGGGTATTTTTTGGCCGCTTGTTTGCTGTTTCTGGGCGGCGGTTTGATTGGATATTTTCAGGCACCCGCTGTTGAGTCGATGGTCAACGAGCTCTTGGGTCAGTTGAAGGAAATTGCAAATCGGATTAACGAAAGCGGGGGCAGCGTCTTCGCGACATTTTGGACCATATTCTCCAACAACGTCGTGAGTGCGCTGATGATGATGGCACTCGGGCTGTTTTTTGCATTCTTTCCCATTATTGGATTGGTGGCAAACGGGATCCTGCTTGGATTCATCCTCACCAAAGCTACAGGGGTGAGCCCATGGATGATGCTTGGCGCCGGCATTTTGCCGCATGGCATCTTCGAATTGCCGGCAGTCCTGTTCGCTGCAGGGATTGGCATTCGTCTGGGCGTGCTAAGTTTTCGGTCGGTGGGGGTGCTGATTCAGCCCCACAAGGCCGATCGTTTGAAAAATGACTGGTACGATACCCTGAAGCAATTTCCAGCCGCTGTATTGACCGTAATTGCGCTGCTCTTCGTGGCAGCGATCGTAGAAAGCTCAATTACGCCGCTGATTCTCCACGGAATCATCGGAGATCAGATGAAGCTGAATCTGATGAAATAAAATATGTTGTAAGAAAAGCAAGCTAATTGAAGCCTTCCTAAACGGAGGGCTTTTGTTTTTGAATAGGGTTGAATTCCGTTGGAAAGGATAGAGGGAGATTCGTAAGGCGGAGGTCGATT
Proteins encoded:
- the gerD gene encoding spore germination lipoprotein GerD — translated: MRKKSMTIGLISIVCLVVTACSSGGQAQGSSQPDYKSVKDMVLDILQTDEAKSSMEKMMKDESFKQKIMVDDSTVRTTLIQSLTNPNSTHIKEAFKDPKFASTLAKSMKTEQKDLMKDLMKDPEYQKDLVTLMKDPEFEKNLLDLMKSSAYRQQTMQIMKESLQSPMFQEEMMKLMTKAQEEMTKPKEMKTKGKKGKEKGGGKTGGASGGGGGSGSSSH
- a CDS encoding KinB-signaling pathway activation protein, translated to MSLRKYGWLFFTTLLLGGLGGVLVAFIFDLAKLLEGSAGNFFVGTLMYMLYGMTISIVAQMGFFAYMTINYFAKTIFKSPSLWKSVQMFLVIFAFFDMIYLRYTALGEGGSIGPYFIEPMILLIIAVVTAFGKSRLTNSTAWIPTLFFMFVVTALEWIPALKQNDVHSTLSMLVPLLFCNVWQVMQLHRLVKRES
- the pdaB gene encoding polysaccharide deacetylase family sporulation protein PdaB, with product MRRIYVISPQRLKQILIIVTAILLAAGIGYAERDSIAAFSGSNQAPQAIYKVDTKEKKIALTFDISWGETRTVPILDILKQKNVTKATIFLSSPWSQRHPDIVKRIKEDGFEIGSHGHKHDNYSKYTDEEIRSQIGKADTILTEMTGKKPNLIRMPNGDFDKRVLQIASDMGYSVIQWDTDSKDWMNPGPETIIQNVLSKAHPGDIVLMHASDSCKETHLALPVIIDKLRQQGYEFVTVSELIAGTDVKSKEIH
- a CDS encoding stage II sporulation protein M yields the protein MKNHLRRLWVDNRGYFLAACLLFLGGGLIGYFQAPAVESMVNELLGQLKEIANRINESGGSVFATFWTIFSNNVVSALMMMALGLFFAFFPIIGLVANGILLGFILTKATGVSPWMMLGAGILPHGIFELPAVLFAAGIGIRLGVLSFRSVGVLIQPHKADRLKNDWYDTLKQFPAAVLTVIALLFVAAIVESSITPLILHGIIGDQMKLNLMK